The window tgggaagaagcaatacactgacacacacctatttcggaaggagcaatacactgacacagacttttttgggaagaagcactacactgacacacacttatttgggacaaAGCACTACACTGaaccacacttatttgggaagaaggactacactgacacacacttatttgggaagaagcactacactgacacacacttatttgggaagaagcactacactgacacccatctatttgggaagaagcactacactgacacacacctatttgggaagaagcactacactgacacacacctatttgggaagaagcactacactgacacacacctatttgggaagaagcaatacactgacacacacctatttgggaagaagcaatacactgacacagacttatttgggaagaagcactacactgacacacacttatttgggaagaagcactacactgacacacatctatttgggaagaagcaatacactgacacacacctatttgggaagaagcaatacactgacacacacctatttgggaagaagcactacactgacacacacctatttgggaagaagcaatacactgacacacacctatttgggaagaagcaatacactgacacagacttatttgggaagaagcactacactgacacacacttatttgggaccaAGCACTACACTGaaccacacttatttgggaagaaggactacactgacacacacttatttgggaagaagcactacactgacacacacttatttgggaagaagcactacactgacacccatctatttgggaagaagcactacactgacacacacctatttgggaagaagcactacactgacacacacctatttgggaagaagcactacactgacacacacctatttgggaagaagcactacactgacacacacctatttggggacaagcactacactgacacacacctatttggggacaagcactacagtgacacacacctatttggggacaagcactacactgacacacacctatttgcggacaagcactacactgacacacacctacttgggaagaagcactacatggacacacatccatttgggaagaagcactacactgacacacacttatttgggaagaaggactacactgacacacacttatttgggaagaagcactacactgacacacacttattagggaaaaagcactacactgacacacacctatttgggaagaagcaatacactgacacagacttatttgggaagaagcactacactgacacacacttatttgggacaaAGCACTACACTGaaccacacttatttgggaagaaggactacactgacacacacttatttgggaagaagcactacactgacacacacttatttgggaagaagcactacactgacacacacttatttgggaagaagcactacactgacacacatctatttgggaagaagcaatacactgacacacacctatttgggaagaagcactacactgacacacacctatttgggaagaagcactacactgacacacacctatttgggaagaagcactacactgacacacacctatttgggaagaagcactacattgacacacacctatttgggaagaagcactacattgacacacacctatttggggacaagcactacactgacacacacctatttggggacaagcactacactgacacacacctatttggggacaagcactacactgacacacacctatttggaaagaagcactacactgacacacacttatttgggaagaaggactacactgacacacacttatttgggaagaagcactacaccgacacacacttatttgggaagaagcactacaccgacacacacttatttgggaagaagcactacactgacacacacctattttggaagaagcactacactgacacacacctatttgggaagaagcactacactgacacacacctatttgggaagaagcactgcactgacacacaactatttgggaagaagcactgcactgacacacacctatttgggaagaagcactgcactgacacacacctatttgggaagaagcactacacggacacacacttatttgggaataaggactgcactgacaaacacctatttgggaagtagcactacactgacacacacttatttgggaagaagcactacactgacacacacttatttgggaagaagcactacactgacacatacctatttgggaagaagcactacactgacacacacctattttggaagaagcactacactgacacacctatttgggaagaagcactacgcggacacacacatatttgggaagaaggactacactgacaaacacctatttgggaagaagcactacactgacacacacttatttggaaagaagcactacactgacacacacttatttgggaagaagcactacactgacacacacctatttggaaagaagcactacactgacacacacttatttgggaagaagcactacactgacacacctatttgggaagaagcactacactgacacacacctatttgggaagaagcactacactgacacacacttatttcggaagaagcacgacactgacacacacttatttgggaagaagcaatacactgacacacacttaattgggaagaagcactacactgacacccacttatttgggaagaagcactacactgacacacacttatttgggaagaagcactacactgacacacaattatttgggaaaaagcactacactgacacatacctatttgggaagaagcactacactgacacacctatttagggaagaagcactacaataacacacacttatttgggaagaagcactacacagacacacttatttgggaagaagcactacacagacacacacctatttgggaaaaagcaccacacagacacacacttatttgggaagaagcgctagactgacacacacttatttgggaagaagcactacactgactcacacttatttgcgaagaagctcgacacttacacacacttatttgggaagaagctctacactgactcacacttatttgggaagaagcactaaactgacacacacttatttgggaagaagcactaaactgacacacacttatttttgaagaagcactacactgacacacacttatttgggaagaagcactacactgacacatacttatttgggaagaagcactacactgacacatacttatttgggaagaagcactacactgacacatacttatttgggaagaagcactacactgacacacatttatttgggaagaagcactacactgacacacacttatttgggaagaagcactacactgacacacacttatttgggaagaagcactacactgacacacacttatttacttatttgggaagaagcactacaatgacacacacttgttttggaagaagcactacactgacacacatctatttgggaagaagcactacactgacacacacttattttggaagaagcactacacagacacacacttatttgggaagaagcactacacagacacacacttatttgggaagaagcactacacagacacacacttatttgggaagaagcactacacagacacacacgtatttgggaagaagcactacactgactcacacttatttgggaagaagcattacactgactcacacttatttgcgaagaagatcgacacttacacacacttatttgggaagaagctctacactgactcacacttatttgggaagaagcactacactgacacacacttatttgggatgaagcaatacactgacacacacttatttgggatgaagcaatacactgacacacacttatttgtgaagaagcactacactgacacacacatatttggtaagaaccactacactgacacacacgtatttgggaagaagcactacactgacacacacttatttgggaagaagcactatactgacacacacttatttggaaagacgcactacacttacacacacttatttgggaagaagcactacactgacacacacttatttgggaaggagcactacactgatacacacttatttgggaagaagcgctacacagacacacacctatatatgaagaagcactacacagacacacatctatttgggaagaagcacaacactgacacacacctgtttgggaagaagcactacactgacacacagctatttgagaagaagcactacactgacacacacctatttgggaagaagcactacactgactcacacttatttgcgaagaagatcgacacttacacacacttatttagggaagaagcactacactgacacacacttatttagggaagaagcactacactgacacacttacttgggaagaagcactacactgactcacacttatttgcgaagaagctcgacacttacacacacttatttgggaagaagcactacactgacacacacttatttgggaagaagcgctacacagacacgcACCTATatacgaagaagcactacacagacacacacctatttgggaagaagcactacactgacacacacctatttgggaagaagcacaacactgacacacacctatttgggaagaaggactacacggacacacacttatttgggaagaaggactacacttacacacacctatttggcaagaagcactacactgacacacacctatttgggaagaagcacttcacagacacacacctatttgggaagaagcactacactgacacacacctatttgggaagaagcactacactgacacacacttatatgggaagaagcactacactgacacacacttatttgggaagaggcactacactgacacacacctatttgggaagaagcactacacagacacacacctatttgggaagaagcactacacaggcacacacctatttgggaagaagcactacactcacacacacctgtttgggaagaagcactacactgacacacacctatttggggacaagcactacactgacacacacctatttggggacaagcactacactgacacacaaatatctgggaagaagcactacatggacacacatctgtttgggaagaagcactacacggacacacacttatttgggaagaagcactacaatgacacacttattctggaagatgcactacactgacacacacttatttgggaaggagcactacactgacacacacttatttgggaagaagcactacactgactcaaacttatttgcgaagaagctcgacacttacacacacttatttgggaagaagcactacactgacacacacttatttgggaagaagcactacactgacacacacttatttgggaagaagcacgacacagacatacacctatttgggaagaagcacgacacagacacacacctatttgggaagaagccctacacagacatacacctatttgggaagaagcactacacagacacacacctatttgggaagaagcactacacagacacacacctatttgggaagaagcactacacagacacacacctatttgggaggaagcactacagagacacacacctatttgggaagaaacactacacagacacacacttacttgggaagaagcactacacggacacacacttattagggaagaagcactacgcagacaaacacccatttgggaagaatcactacacagacacacacctatttgggaagaagcactacactgacacacacctatttgggaagaagcactacactgacacacacctatttgggaagaagcactacactgacacacacctatttgggaagaagcactacactgacacacacctatttgggaagaagcactacactgacacacacttatttgggaagaagcactatactgacacacacttatgtgcaaagaagctcaacacttacacacacttacttgggaagaagcactacacggacacacacttatttgggaagaagaactacactgacacacacctatttgggaagaagcagttcactgacacacacctatttgggaagaagcactacactgacacacacctatttgggaagaagcactatactgacacacacttaattgGGAAGACgcagttcactgacacacacctatttgggaagaagcactacacggacacacacttatttgtgaagaaggactacactgaaaaacacctatttgggaagaagcactacactgacacacacttatttggaatgaagcactacactgacacacacttatttgggaagaagcactacactgacacacacctatttgctgacaagcactacactgacacacaaatatttgggaagaagcactacacggacacacatctatttgggaagaagcactacaccgacacacacttatttgggaagaagtacaacactgacacacacttatttgggaagaagcacaacactgacacacacctatttgggaagaagcactacactgacacacatttttgggaataagcactacactgacacacacctgtttgggaagaagcactacactgacacacacctatttgctgacaagcactacactgacacacacttatttgggaagaagcacaacactgacacacacctatttgggaagaagcactacactgacacacacatatttgcgaagaaggactacactaacacacaattatttgggaagacgcagttca is drawn from Schistocerca gregaria isolate iqSchGreg1 chromosome 3, iqSchGreg1.2, whole genome shotgun sequence and contains these coding sequences:
- the LOC126354132 gene encoding keratin-associated protein 5-4-like, whose translation is MCVSAASSQIGVCQCSASCQIGVCKCSPSSQISVCPCSPSSQIGVCQCCASSQIGVCQCCASSQIDVCLCSASSYIGVCLCSASSQISVYQCSAPSQISVCQCSASSQISVCKCSASFQISVCQYSASSQISVCQCSASSQIRVCQCSGSYQICVCQCSASSQISVCQCIASSQISVCQCIASSQISVCQCSASSQISVSQCRASSQISVCKCRSSSQISVSQCNASSQISVSQCSASSQIRVCLCSASSQISVCLCSASSQISVCLCSASSQISVCLCSASSKISVCQCSASSQIDVCQCSASSKTSVCHCSASSQISK